In the Streptomyces sp. NBC_00525 genome, one interval contains:
- a CDS encoding DUF6227 family protein, with translation MSDPYETTEQHVERILRRTLNSFELSDRTVERLGTALAHSSSLYSSHHSATLHRETYRHTYLLSDGSPLTLWELVHGGPRGAGHPDTRRHELYDDEADAHIAAARLTGSPWDVPEFGDEETAQADLELLSALMAAPPAPHPRMYAPDNSADHARRVLRRAENGDGPGEETARLLRAAFAHHITQVFGRQFQVEGRNAGFTLYEHAFLLLDGSETSLWEVEHTATPDGRHMCEVYGDEESARCAMESRTRIC, from the coding sequence GTGAGCGATCCGTACGAGACGACCGAGCAGCACGTCGAGCGAATCCTGCGCCGGACTCTCAACTCGTTCGAGCTGTCCGACCGCACGGTGGAGCGGCTGGGCACCGCGCTGGCCCACAGCAGCTCCCTGTACTCCTCGCACCACAGCGCCACACTGCACCGCGAGACCTACCGCCACACGTATCTGCTGAGCGACGGCTCCCCGCTGACCCTGTGGGAGCTGGTGCACGGCGGTCCGCGCGGCGCCGGCCACCCCGACACCCGCCGCCACGAGCTGTACGACGACGAGGCCGACGCCCACATCGCCGCCGCCCGGCTGACGGGCAGCCCGTGGGACGTTCCGGAGTTCGGCGACGAGGAGACGGCACAGGCCGATCTGGAGCTGCTGTCCGCCCTGATGGCCGCTCCCCCGGCCCCGCACCCCCGGATGTACGCCCCGGACAACTCGGCGGACCACGCCCGCCGGGTGCTGCGCCGCGCGGAGAACGGGGACGGGCCGGGCGAGGAGACCGCCCGCCTGCTGCGCGCCGCCTTCGCCCACCACATCACCCAGGTGTTCGGCCGCCAGTTCCAGGTGGAGGGCCGCAACGCCGGGTTCACACTGTACGAGCACGCGTTCCTGCTCCTGGACGGCAGCGAGACCAGCCTGTGGGAGGTCGAGCACACGGCGACGCCGGACGGCCGCCACATGTGCGAGGTGTACGGCGACGAGGAGTCGGCGCGCTGCGCGATGGAGTCCCGTACGCGCATCTGCTGA
- a CDS encoding sigma-70 family RNA polymerase sigma factor, producing the protein MATRAVARRSSATGGTNRASSVRAVGGEIADRDLVGMYLDEIARTPLLDAAKEVDLSQAVEAGVFARQILDGEVESEAGGASREELEALVAEGERAKDVFIRSNLRLVVAVARRYPRAGLPLLDLIQEGNAGLVRAVEKFDYAKGFKFSTYATWWIRQAITRSIADQSRTIRLPVHLVEELGRIRRVQREFNRENGRDPEHAEIAAELGSTPGRVGDVLDWARDPVSLNMSVDDEGDTQFGDLLEDTSAISPEQSVLTLLRSEELEELIGKLDNRTASIIRMRYGIEDGRERTLTEVGKQHGLTRERIRQIEKHALLELKRMAHDTGFDAAA; encoded by the coding sequence ATGGCAACCCGTGCCGTCGCCCGTCGTTCGTCCGCCACCGGCGGGACCAACCGGGCGAGCAGTGTTCGCGCCGTGGGCGGAGAGATCGCCGATCGCGACCTGGTCGGCATGTACCTGGACGAGATAGCCCGTACACCGCTGCTCGACGCGGCCAAGGAAGTCGACCTCTCGCAGGCGGTCGAAGCCGGTGTGTTCGCACGCCAGATCCTCGACGGCGAAGTGGAGAGCGAGGCCGGCGGTGCCTCGCGCGAGGAGCTGGAGGCGCTGGTCGCCGAGGGCGAGCGCGCGAAGGACGTGTTCATCCGCTCCAACCTCCGTCTCGTCGTCGCCGTCGCCCGCCGCTACCCGCGTGCGGGGCTCCCTCTGCTCGACCTGATCCAGGAAGGCAACGCGGGCCTGGTGCGCGCGGTCGAGAAGTTCGACTACGCCAAGGGCTTCAAGTTCTCCACGTATGCCACGTGGTGGATTCGCCAGGCCATCACCCGCTCCATCGCGGACCAGTCCCGCACCATCCGGCTCCCCGTCCACCTGGTGGAGGAGCTGGGCCGCATCCGCCGGGTCCAGCGCGAGTTCAACCGCGAGAACGGCCGCGACCCGGAGCACGCGGAGATAGCCGCCGAGCTGGGCTCCACGCCGGGGCGCGTCGGCGACGTCCTGGACTGGGCCCGTGACCCGGTCAGCCTCAACATGTCCGTGGACGACGAGGGCGACACCCAGTTCGGTGACCTCCTGGAGGACACCTCCGCCATCTCGCCCGAGCAGTCGGTGCTCACGCTGCTGCGCAGCGAGGAGCTGGAGGAGCTGATCGGCAAGCTCGACAACCGGACGGCGTCGATCATCCGAATGAGGTACGGCATCGAGGACGGCCGCGAGCGGACCCTGACCGAGGTCGGCAAGCAGCACGGCCTCACCCGCGAGCGCATCCGCCAGATCGAGAAGCACGCGCTGCTCGAATTGAAGCGAATGGCTCACGACACGGGCTTTGACGCTGCGGCCTGA
- a CDS encoding MFS transporter, which yields MTEPPEAAGAAAQPAAGVRNGAVDGGGGPPDTGRTGLSGGSRRAGGFVPRSVTARATAAGVIVSLLLVVAIVLGSRLLEHFDSALLPYAVATVFLAFGVAYRYTVWVSAPGAQRLFKKGWGSLFSADNFRRAPTALPKMIATYLGFQKFLGARSHARWAAHQLIFWGCVLAALITFPLTWGWFTFTSGTGSGPGYEMRIWGFKIIGFDSLDFLGWLMFHGLDIAAVLVIPGASYFLWRRMKDRGAVTGQRFAYDLVPLIALIVISVTGLLLTFSSIFLHGGGYEFLAILHMVSVVFTLIYIPFGKFFHIVQRPAAVGMQLFKYTGRQDDEVFACRRCEEPIDTTPYVDNLRGTMRDLSLDFDEWAEYCPRCKRVLRGSAYLSQVKKGFK from the coding sequence GTGACCGAGCCACCTGAAGCCGCAGGCGCAGCCGCGCAGCCCGCCGCCGGAGTCCGCAACGGGGCCGTGGACGGGGGCGGCGGTCCGCCGGACACCGGACGCACCGGCCTCTCCGGGGGCTCCCGCCGGGCCGGAGGGTTCGTGCCCCGGTCCGTCACCGCGCGGGCGACCGCCGCGGGCGTGATCGTCTCCCTGCTCCTCGTCGTGGCCATCGTGCTCGGCAGCCGGCTGCTGGAGCACTTCGACTCCGCGCTGCTGCCGTACGCCGTGGCCACCGTGTTCCTCGCCTTCGGCGTCGCGTACCGGTACACCGTCTGGGTCTCCGCACCGGGCGCCCAGCGGCTGTTCAAGAAGGGCTGGGGGAGCCTCTTCTCCGCCGACAACTTCCGCCGGGCGCCCACCGCGCTGCCGAAGATGATCGCCACCTACCTCGGCTTCCAGAAGTTCCTCGGCGCCCGCTCGCACGCCCGCTGGGCCGCCCACCAGCTGATCTTCTGGGGCTGCGTCCTCGCCGCGCTGATCACCTTCCCGCTGACCTGGGGCTGGTTCACCTTCACCTCGGGCACCGGCTCGGGGCCCGGCTACGAGATGCGCATCTGGGGCTTCAAGATCATCGGGTTCGACTCCCTGGACTTCCTGGGCTGGCTGATGTTCCACGGCCTGGACATCGCCGCCGTCCTCGTCATCCCCGGCGCCTCCTACTTCCTGTGGCGGCGGATGAAGGACCGGGGGGCCGTCACGGGCCAGCGGTTCGCCTACGACCTGGTGCCGCTGATCGCGCTCATCGTCATCTCGGTCACCGGGCTGCTCCTCACCTTCTCCTCGATCTTCCTGCACGGCGGCGGCTACGAGTTCCTGGCGATCCTCCACATGGTCTCGGTGGTCTTCACCCTCATCTACATCCCCTTCGGGAAGTTCTTCCACATCGTCCAGCGCCCCGCCGCCGTCGGCATGCAGCTGTTCAAGTACACCGGCCGGCAGGACGACGAGGTCTTCGCCTGCCGCCGCTGCGAGGAACCCATCGACACCACCCCGTACGTCGACAACCTCCGGGGCACCATGCGCGACCTCAGCCTCGACTTCGACGAGTGGGCCGAATACTGCCCGCGCTGCAAGCGGGTGCTGCGAGGCAGCGCCTATCTCTCCCAGGTGAAGAAGGGCTTCAAGTGA
- a CDS encoding questin oxidase family protein has protein sequence MNETTRPTSSESTAAPAPDASGTLDEALERLHSFGPERDGWLSNHAPMAVEALVRHGQAPGVHRWIDHYRAKLEDMPDRFAEVTPDNWREALGDPRRIADWAVYFERETAERPWRDVLAEWWPRLLPGIAGGATHPVIRVGHSVRTLLAAEESGPRVGELAHALGYWAARHEPLPPLTPLAPVPDAGDALAAVARVPDRSGGIRSRLDQLTGFPQWPGAPLSDAREARDRLAELVRAATHRYAEYGHGEPIMLVHAATAPNAVLRTLPALPPELWAPSVAAAWAASAAVTAAYTPAEAVAPPAGYAAPITADEVFARAAAHGDDHTIKFTDTALDIGDATALAAALRSVELNPPAF, from the coding sequence ATGAACGAGACGACGCGCCCGACCTCATCCGAGTCCACCGCCGCCCCTGCCCCCGACGCCTCCGGCACCCTCGACGAGGCCCTGGAGCGGCTGCACTCCTTCGGCCCCGAGCGGGACGGCTGGCTGAGCAACCACGCGCCCATGGCCGTCGAAGCGCTCGTCCGCCACGGCCAGGCGCCGGGCGTGCACCGCTGGATCGACCACTACCGGGCGAAGCTGGAGGACATGCCGGACCGCTTCGCCGAGGTCACCCCGGACAACTGGCGGGAGGCCCTGGGCGACCCCCGCCGCATCGCCGACTGGGCGGTGTACTTCGAACGGGAGACCGCCGAGCGCCCCTGGCGCGACGTGCTCGCCGAGTGGTGGCCCCGGCTGCTCCCCGGCATCGCGGGCGGCGCCACGCATCCGGTGATCCGGGTCGGCCACAGCGTGCGCACCCTGCTGGCGGCCGAGGAGAGCGGTCCCCGCGTCGGGGAGCTGGCCCACGCCCTCGGCTACTGGGCCGCCCGCCACGAGCCGCTGCCCCCGCTGACCCCGCTCGCCCCCGTCCCGGACGCCGGGGACGCGCTGGCCGCCGTGGCGCGGGTGCCCGACCGGAGCGGCGGCATCCGGTCCCGGCTGGACCAGCTCACGGGGTTCCCGCAGTGGCCGGGCGCGCCCCTGAGCGATGCGCGGGAGGCGCGCGACCGGCTGGCGGAGCTGGTGCGGGCGGCGACCCACCGCTACGCGGAGTACGGGCACGGCGAGCCGATCATGCTGGTGCACGCGGCGACCGCGCCCAACGCCGTACTGCGGACGCTGCCGGCACTGCCGCCCGAGCTGTGGGCGCCGAGCGTGGCGGCCGCGTGGGCGGCGAGCGCCGCGGTGACCGCCGCCTACACACCTGCCGAAGCCGTCGCGCCGCCGGCCGGGTACGCGGCCCCGATCACGGCCGACGAGGTGTTCGCGCGGGCGGCGGCGCACGGCGACGACCACACCATCAAGTTCACGGACACCGCGCTGGACATCGGCGACGCGACGGCGCTGGCGGCCGCGCTGCGCTCGGTGGAGCTGAACCCTCCGGCGTTCTGA
- a CDS encoding helix-turn-helix transcriptional regulator — translation MTDTPARLLNLLSLLQTPREWPGSELAERLAVSPRTIRRDIDRLRDLGYPVEASRGSIGGYRLVAGAAMPPLLLDDEEAVAIAVGLRAGAGHAIEGVDEASVRALAKLEQVLPARLRHRVSVLQNATVPLARGDGSTIDPETLTVMASAVTGRERLRFAYRAGDGAETRRQVEPYRLVSTGWRWYLVAYDLGREAWRTFRVDRVSDPFATGSRFTPRELPEGDAAEYLSSSMARRQPEFEVDVSFAAPREFVASRLPGRIGPLEPEGEDGCRLRAVVRDSLEWLALRLALVDCEFTAHQPPQLVAYLADLGGRLTRAATP, via the coding sequence ATGACCGATACCCCGGCACGTCTGCTGAATCTGCTGTCCCTGCTCCAGACGCCGCGCGAGTGGCCGGGCAGCGAGCTGGCCGAACGGCTCGCCGTCAGCCCGCGCACCATCCGCCGCGACATCGACCGCCTCCGCGACCTCGGCTATCCGGTGGAGGCCTCGCGCGGCTCGATCGGCGGCTACCGGCTGGTGGCGGGCGCGGCCATGCCGCCGCTGCTCCTGGACGACGAGGAGGCGGTCGCCATCGCGGTGGGGCTGCGCGCCGGTGCCGGCCACGCCATCGAGGGCGTGGACGAGGCGTCCGTACGCGCGCTGGCGAAGCTGGAGCAGGTGCTGCCGGCCCGGCTGCGCCACCGCGTCTCCGTCCTCCAGAACGCGACGGTGCCGCTGGCCCGGGGAGACGGCTCGACGATCGACCCGGAGACACTGACGGTGATGGCCTCCGCGGTCACCGGCCGGGAGCGGCTGCGGTTCGCCTACCGGGCGGGCGACGGGGCGGAGACCCGGCGACAGGTGGAGCCGTACCGGCTGGTGAGCACCGGCTGGCGCTGGTACCTGGTGGCGTACGACCTGGGGCGCGAGGCGTGGCGCACCTTCCGGGTGGACCGGGTGAGCGACCCGTTCGCGACCGGCTCGCGGTTCACGCCGAGGGAGCTGCCGGAGGGGGACGCCGCTGAGTATCTGAGCAGTTCGATGGCGCGCCGGCAGCCGGAGTTCGAGGTGGACGTGAGCTTCGCGGCGCCGCGGGAGTTCGTCGCGTCGCGGCTGCCGGGGCGGATCGGCCCGCTGGAGCCGGAGGGCGAGGACGGCTGCCGGCTGCGCGCCGTGGTGCGGGACTCGCTGGAGTGGCTGGCGCTGCGCCTGGCGCTGGTGGACTGCGAGTTCACCGCGCATCAGCCGCCGCAGCTGGTGGCGTACCTCGCGGACCTGGGCGGCCGGCTGACCCGCGCGGCCACGCCCTGA
- a CDS encoding large conductance mechanosensitive channel protein MscL — protein sequence MSETKKVSVLEGFKAFLMRGNVIDLAIAVVIGAAFTNIVNAFVKGVINPLVGAFGTKDLDSYSSCLKGPCKTDPATGEVTEGIQILWGSVLSATLTFLITAAVVYFLMVLPMAKYLARRAAMQAAKEGVQETLEVSELEVLKEIRDALVAQRGGGSGSPVQDHG from the coding sequence GTGAGCGAGACGAAGAAGGTCAGTGTGCTGGAGGGCTTCAAGGCCTTCCTGATGCGTGGCAACGTGATCGATCTGGCGATCGCCGTCGTCATCGGCGCGGCGTTCACGAACATCGTGAACGCGTTCGTGAAGGGGGTCATCAACCCGCTCGTCGGTGCGTTCGGCACCAAGGACCTGGACAGTTACAGCTCCTGTCTGAAGGGCCCGTGCAAGACGGACCCCGCCACGGGCGAGGTGACGGAGGGCATCCAGATCCTGTGGGGCTCGGTGCTCAGCGCGACGCTGACGTTCCTGATCACCGCTGCCGTCGTCTACTTCCTGATGGTCCTGCCGATGGCGAAGTACCTCGCGCGGCGGGCCGCGATGCAGGCGGCGAAGGAAGGCGTCCAGGAGACGCTGGAGGTGAGCGAGCTGGAGGTCCTCAAGGAGATCCGGGACGCCTTGGTGGCCCAGCGCGGGGGCGGCAGCGGCAGCCCGGTCCAGGACCACGGCTAG
- a CDS encoding MFS transporter translates to MTSTAPLPSPAAAPSDRRRWFALAIVMTAAFMDLVDVTIVNIAIPSIERDTGASFSSIQWIVAGYALAFAAGLITGGRLGDIYGRKRLFLIGIAGFTLASALCGFAANPEMLVASRFLQGATAALMVPQVLSIVHATFPAHERGKVFGLFGAIVGLGAVSGPLLGALLTEWNIAGLEWRPIFLINLPVGILGLILGAKYITESKSPRALRLDLVGVVLVTLAMLMLIYPLTRGRELGWPLWGYLSMAGSVLVFLVLVLFERGKGNRDGSPLVELSLFRVRSFAAGIAVQLTFGIGLGIFFLVWTLYMQMGLGWSALRAGTTGIPFSVSVSVAAGLSVQKLVPRFGRKVLQAGALLMAAGLLIYIWESHHYGMEITSLQMALPLVVMGIGMGLIVAPLADAVLSEVPKEHAGSASGLFNTVQQMGNALGLGLVSVVFYGAIGDRLTPAQIGPAFADAFEQSLWWVAGVLALIFVVMFALPARPKQHVEGGDAAEPAEAEEPAKEPALTH, encoded by the coding sequence ATGACTTCCACCGCACCACTGCCGTCGCCCGCGGCTGCTCCCTCGGACCGCCGCCGGTGGTTCGCCCTGGCCATCGTGATGACCGCGGCCTTCATGGACCTCGTCGACGTCACGATCGTCAACATCGCCATCCCCAGCATCGAACGGGACACCGGCGCCTCGTTCAGCTCCATCCAGTGGATCGTCGCCGGGTACGCCCTGGCCTTCGCGGCCGGTCTCATCACCGGCGGACGCCTCGGCGACATCTACGGCCGCAAGCGGCTCTTCCTCATCGGCATAGCCGGATTCACCCTCGCCTCGGCGCTCTGCGGCTTCGCGGCCAACCCGGAGATGCTGGTCGCCTCCCGCTTCCTCCAGGGGGCCACAGCGGCGCTGATGGTGCCGCAGGTGCTGTCGATCGTGCACGCCACCTTCCCCGCCCACGAGCGCGGCAAGGTCTTCGGCCTGTTCGGCGCGATCGTCGGTCTCGGCGCGGTGTCCGGTCCGCTGCTGGGCGCGCTGCTCACCGAGTGGAACATCGCCGGTCTGGAATGGCGTCCGATCTTCCTGATCAACCTGCCGGTCGGCATCCTCGGCCTGATCCTGGGCGCCAAGTACATCACCGAGTCCAAGTCGCCGAGGGCCCTGCGCCTCGACCTGGTCGGCGTCGTGCTGGTCACGCTCGCCATGCTGATGCTGATCTACCCGCTGACGCGCGGCCGTGAGCTGGGCTGGCCGCTGTGGGGGTACCTGTCGATGGCGGGCAGCGTCCTGGTCTTCCTGGTCCTCGTGCTGTTCGAGCGCGGCAAGGGCAACCGCGACGGGTCGCCGCTGGTGGAGCTGTCGCTGTTCCGGGTCAGGAGCTTCGCCGCCGGTATCGCCGTGCAGCTGACCTTCGGCATCGGGCTCGGCATCTTCTTCCTGGTCTGGACGCTGTACATGCAGATGGGCCTCGGCTGGAGCGCGCTGCGGGCCGGCACGACCGGAATCCCGTTCTCCGTCTCCGTCTCGGTGGCGGCCGGCCTCTCCGTGCAGAAGCTGGTGCCCCGCTTCGGCCGCAAGGTCCTCCAGGCGGGCGCGCTGCTGATGGCGGCCGGGCTGCTGATCTACATCTGGGAGTCCCACCACTATGGCATGGAGATCACGTCGCTCCAGATGGCGCTGCCCCTGGTGGTCATGGGCATCGGCATGGGCCTGATCGTGGCCCCGCTGGCCGACGCGGTGCTCTCCGAGGTGCCCAAGGAGCACGCCGGTTCCGCTTCCGGTCTGTTCAACACCGTGCAGCAGATGGGCAACGCGCTCGGCCTCGGCCTGGTGTCGGTCGTCTTCTACGGGGCGATCGGCGACCGGCTCACTCCGGCGCAGATCGGCCCGGCCTTCGCCGACGCCTTCGAGCAGTCGCTGTGGTGGGTGGCCGGTGTGCTGGCCCTGATCTTCGTGGTGATGTTCGCCCTGCCGGCCAGGCCGAAGCAGCATGTGGAGGGCGGGGACGCGGCGGAGCCCGCCGAGGCGGAGGAGCCCGCCAAGGAGCCCGCGCTCACACACTGA
- a CDS encoding 4Fe-4S dicluster domain-containing protein — protein sequence MMGRTIFIDPGRCIGCQACVSACRECDSHRGKSMIHLDYTDEGQSVASLPTVCMHCEDPVAPCAEVCPADAILVTADGVVQQADTTRCIGCANCVNACPFGVPKIDLQAKLQLKCNLCYDRTAYGLAPMCATVCPTGALFYGTAEELQAERPGVQVADSFVFGESEVRTGVAMVVPADRVQWPVPGGLPVVEINGKDVRR from the coding sequence ATGATGGGCCGCACGATCTTCATCGACCCGGGGCGCTGCATCGGCTGCCAGGCCTGCGTCTCCGCCTGCCGCGAGTGCGATTCGCACCGGGGCAAGTCCATGATCCACCTCGACTACACCGACGAGGGCCAGTCCGTCGCCTCCCTTCCCACGGTCTGCATGCACTGCGAGGACCCCGTCGCCCCCTGCGCCGAGGTGTGCCCCGCCGACGCGATCCTGGTGACCGCCGACGGCGTCGTGCAGCAGGCCGACACCACCCGCTGCATCGGCTGCGCCAACTGCGTCAACGCCTGCCCCTTCGGCGTCCCGAAGATCGACCTCCAGGCCAAGCTGCAGCTGAAGTGCAACCTCTGCTACGACCGCACCGCCTACGGCCTCGCCCCGATGTGCGCCACCGTCTGCCCGACCGGCGCCCTCTTCTACGGGACCGCCGAGGAACTCCAGGCCGAACGCCCCGGCGTCCAGGTCGCCGACTCCTTCGTGTTCGGCGAGAGCGAGGTCCGCACCGGCGTCGCGATGGTCGTGCCCGCCGACCGGGTCCAGTGGCCGGTCCCCGGCGGCCTGCCCGTCGTCGAGATCAACGGGAAGGACGTGCGACGGTGA
- a CDS encoding QcrA and Rieske domain-containing protein, which yields MTETDYPPPGDPKQPAPRDPAGTPPGPPGRPASGDPREALHDRIAADSLTTRRDYLRIVATVSGGLAVGGLGVAAGILPRHGDPDDAKAPAPKKIASQLLPGESIAFDYPDEEDRAVAVRLNDGTLVGYSAICTHLACAVLWRKDRGTEGELYCPCHEGVFDARSGAVTAGPPPRGLPKVVLTEQEDGSVWAVGTTRSGESLEHGLCRQFGEERPDLASRLGCPGVRDGAEGPAAPGAARTVAPGPVAPGLSRTSRTGAGASDTDTTGSPT from the coding sequence GTGACCGAGACCGACTACCCGCCGCCCGGCGACCCGAAGCAGCCCGCACCCCGCGACCCGGCCGGCACACCGCCCGGACCGCCCGGCCGGCCGGCCTCCGGCGACCCCCGCGAGGCGCTGCACGACCGGATCGCCGCCGACTCCCTCACCACCCGCCGCGACTACCTCCGCATCGTCGCCACCGTCTCCGGCGGGCTCGCGGTCGGCGGCCTGGGCGTCGCCGCCGGCATCCTGCCCCGCCACGGCGACCCGGACGACGCCAAGGCCCCGGCCCCCAAGAAGATCGCCTCCCAACTCCTCCCCGGCGAGTCCATCGCCTTCGACTACCCGGACGAGGAGGACCGCGCGGTCGCCGTCCGGCTCAACGACGGCACGCTCGTCGGCTACTCCGCGATCTGCACCCACCTCGCCTGCGCCGTGCTCTGGCGCAAGGACCGGGGCACCGAGGGCGAGCTGTACTGCCCCTGCCACGAGGGCGTCTTCGATGCCCGCAGCGGTGCGGTGACGGCCGGTCCGCCGCCTCGCGGGCTGCCCAAGGTGGTGCTCACCGAGCAGGAGGACGGCAGCGTCTGGGCGGTCGGCACCACCCGCTCCGGCGAGAGCCTCGAACACGGGCTGTGCCGCCAGTTCGGCGAGGAGCGCCCGGATCTGGCGTCGCGGCTCGGCTGCCCCGGCGTCCGCGACGGCGCCGAGGGGCCCGCCGCCCCCGGAGCCGCCCGCACGGTGGCCCCCGGACCGGTCGCCCCCGGCCTGTCCCGCACCAGCCGTACCGGCGCCGGAGCGTCCGACACCGACACCACGGGAAGCCCGACATGA
- a CDS encoding molybdopterin oxidoreductase family protein translates to MTADSRTPEPHAVVPIDPSLAPPGTRAFRDAGGIPADRWHADQNGETLVPTHCCFCGVQCGMYLRVDRGGKVFGVEPRNHDINRMRLCPKGVNAYQQVNHPDRLTAPLMRRSRDEPLREVSWDEALDFTVAEIRRIQQAYGNDAFGLLGGASLFSEKTYLVGKFARVALKTRHVDYNGRLCMVSAAGANKLAFNIDRAGNPFSDILLTDCLLIAGSNVGECFPVMTQYVWGARDRGATLIVIDPRETAVARTADIHVALKPGTDSAFFNSVLNVVVEEGLTDEAYLAAHATGWEEVRAKAAEYPPSRAAEICGIPAEQIVQVARAFGRAPKAMAWHARGIEHHSQGVENCLTVINLCTATGNIGKPGAGYGTITGQGNGQGGREHGQKSDLLPGGRSINNEEHRRQICEIWGIEESELPPAGTSMMEMVWQMQRREIRGLIGICNNPFVSLPNYRVVKEGYDATEFHAQFDFFLSETAANAHVVFPVTSWAEDDGVMANAEARVVKHNKAQEPPPGVRTDTWVMCELARRLGAGDKFAFTSSREVFDELRIASAGTVNDYYGITYERLEETGGIAWPCPSTDHPGTPRLFEDGKTYHPDGKIHLQVVEWHPPMDPYDDEHPMTLTTGRTVAHFLSGNQTRRLGALVEQTPRPWAEVHPSHGFRNGEPVRVVTRRGSEVFPALVTEAIRPDTVFIPYHWPVPTAANALTIDALDPRSKIPEYKVCACRIEHAERIDEVPAPPVAPGHVAYPETQVSRTDPLPPTSPQGRGTSERS, encoded by the coding sequence GTGACCGCGGACTCCCGCACGCCAGAACCGCACGCGGTCGTTCCCATCGACCCCTCCCTCGCACCGCCGGGCACCCGCGCCTTCCGCGACGCCGGCGGCATCCCCGCCGACCGCTGGCACGCCGACCAGAACGGCGAGACGCTCGTCCCCACCCACTGCTGCTTCTGCGGCGTCCAGTGCGGCATGTATCTGCGCGTCGACCGGGGCGGCAAGGTCTTCGGCGTCGAACCCCGCAACCACGACATCAACCGGATGCGGCTGTGCCCCAAGGGCGTCAACGCCTACCAGCAGGTCAACCACCCCGACCGGCTCACCGCCCCCCTCATGCGCCGCTCCCGCGACGAGCCCCTGCGCGAGGTCTCCTGGGACGAGGCGCTCGACTTCACCGTCGCCGAGATCAGGCGCATCCAGCAGGCCTACGGCAACGACGCCTTCGGGCTGCTCGGCGGAGCGAGCCTGTTCTCCGAGAAGACGTACCTGGTCGGCAAGTTCGCCCGGGTCGCCCTCAAGACCCGGCACGTCGACTACAACGGCCGGCTCTGCATGGTCAGCGCGGCCGGCGCCAACAAGCTCGCCTTCAACATCGACCGGGCCGGCAACCCCTTCTCCGACATCCTCCTCACCGACTGCCTGCTCATCGCCGGCTCCAACGTCGGCGAGTGCTTCCCCGTGATGACCCAGTACGTGTGGGGCGCGCGGGACCGGGGCGCCACCCTCATCGTCATCGACCCGCGCGAGACCGCCGTCGCCCGGACCGCCGACATCCACGTCGCCCTCAAACCCGGCACCGACTCGGCGTTCTTCAACTCCGTGCTGAACGTCGTCGTCGAGGAGGGCCTCACCGACGAGGCCTACCTCGCCGCCCACGCCACCGGCTGGGAGGAGGTCAGGGCCAAGGCCGCCGAATACCCGCCGTCCCGCGCCGCCGAGATCTGCGGCATCCCCGCCGAACAGATCGTCCAGGTGGCCCGCGCCTTCGGCCGCGCCCCCAAGGCCATGGCCTGGCACGCCCGCGGCATCGAGCACCACTCGCAGGGCGTCGAGAACTGCCTCACCGTGATCAACCTCTGCACCGCCACCGGCAACATCGGCAAGCCCGGCGCCGGCTACGGCACCATCACCGGCCAGGGCAACGGGCAGGGCGGCCGCGAGCACGGCCAGAAGTCCGACCTCCTTCCCGGCGGGCGCTCCATCAACAACGAGGAGCACCGCCGGCAGATCTGCGAGATCTGGGGCATCGAGGAGTCCGAACTCCCGCCCGCCGGGACCTCGATGATGGAAATGGTCTGGCAGATGCAGCGCCGCGAGATCCGCGGTCTGATCGGCATCTGCAACAACCCCTTCGTCTCCCTGCCGAACTACCGGGTCGTCAAGGAGGGCTACGACGCCACCGAGTTCCACGCCCAATTCGACTTCTTCCTCTCCGAGACCGCCGCCAACGCACACGTCGTCTTCCCCGTCACCAGCTGGGCCGAGGACGACGGCGTCATGGCCAACGCCGAAGCCCGCGTGGTCAAGCACAACAAGGCGCAGGAACCGCCGCCCGGCGTCCGCACCGACACCTGGGTCATGTGCGAACTCGCCCGCCGCCTCGGCGCCGGCGACAAATTCGCCTTCACCAGCTCGCGCGAGGTCTTCGACGAACTGCGGATCGCCTCCGCCGGCACCGTCAACGACTACTACGGCATCACCTACGAACGGCTGGAGGAGACCGGCGGCATCGCCTGGCCCTGCCCCTCCACCGACCACCCCGGCACCCCCCGCCTCTTCGAGGACGGCAAGACCTACCACCCGGACGGCAAGATCCACCTCCAGGTCGTGGAGTGGCACCCGCCGATGGACCCGTACGACGACGAGCACCCCATGACGCTCACCACCGGCCGCACCGTCGCCCACTTCCTCTCCGGCAACCAGACCCGCCGCCTGGGCGCCCTCGTCGAACAGACCCCCCGCCCCTGGGCCGAGGTCCACCCCTCGCACGGCTTCCGCAACGGCGAACCGGTCCGCGTCGTCACCCGGCGCGGCAGCGAGGTCTTCCCCGCCCTGGTCACCGAGGCGATCCGCCCCGACACCGTCTTCATCCCCTACCACTGGCCGGTCCCCACCGCCGCCAACGCGCTCACCATCGACGCCCTCGACCCCCGCTCCAAGATCCCCGAGTACAAGGTGTGCGCCTGCCGCATCGAGCACGCCGAGCGGATCGACGAGGTGCCCGCGCCCCCGGTGGCCCCCGGCCACGTCGCCTACCCGGAGACCCAGGTCTCCCGCACCGACCCGCTGCCGCCCACCTCCCCGCAGGGCCGCGGCACCTCGGAGAGGAGCTGA